A part of Melittangium boletus DSM 14713 genomic DNA contains:
- a CDS encoding M12 family metallopeptidase, protein MLNRAMRHTAFLALGLLSTACGEQEAAQQLPAPGSNEASEHARDLENDAVYNSQYPKGQTFQVRLAGQEEPATAVLKGGYAFVGDQVIGEVSGTRVISADKQVILRLDGDTRMQPMGSGIVNATGQKWPGGVIPYEIDPAASAETRSAFAGAKADYDAKTTIRWVPRTNQADYVRIVTADGCWSYVGKIGGRQDLSLGSGCGVNPARHELGHAVGLAHEQVRQDRDSWVTVNAGGSQNAIDRGSAGVPLGSYDFESMMHYRNYFVNGRWDYVPKTGFPAERVGNDGINSFSGGDLGAIAAIYSGSAVTGVCFYSDADYKGERFCTTGDSAWFGSLWNDRISSIRVGSGYEWTVFNDINFAGSALSCGCDVPNLGQYNFNDLTSSFRVKKK, encoded by the coding sequence ATGCTCAATCGCGCAATGCGTCACACCGCTTTTCTTGCCTTGGGTTTGCTGAGCACCGCGTGTGGAGAACAGGAGGCCGCGCAGCAGCTCCCAGCGCCCGGCTCGAACGAGGCGAGCGAGCACGCGCGCGATCTGGAAAACGATGCCGTGTACAACTCCCAGTACCCGAAAGGACAGACCTTCCAGGTACGGCTGGCCGGCCAGGAAGAGCCCGCCACGGCGGTGCTCAAGGGCGGCTATGCCTTCGTCGGCGATCAAGTGATCGGTGAGGTTTCTGGCACGCGGGTGATCAGCGCGGACAAGCAGGTGATCCTGCGGCTGGATGGCGACACGCGAATGCAGCCCATGGGCTCTGGCATCGTCAACGCCACCGGTCAGAAGTGGCCAGGGGGTGTCATTCCCTACGAGATCGACCCCGCCGCGTCGGCGGAAACGCGCTCGGCGTTCGCGGGCGCCAAGGCGGACTATGACGCGAAGACCACCATCCGCTGGGTGCCCCGGACCAACCAGGCCGACTACGTGCGGATCGTCACCGCGGATGGATGCTGGAGCTACGTCGGTAAGATCGGGGGCCGGCAGGATCTGTCGCTGGGCAGTGGCTGCGGTGTGAACCCCGCCCGACATGAGCTGGGCCACGCGGTGGGACTGGCGCACGAGCAGGTGCGTCAAGACCGCGATTCCTGGGTCACCGTCAATGCGGGTGGCAGCCAGAATGCAATCGACCGGGGCTCGGCCGGCGTTCCCCTCGGCTCGTACGACTTCGAGTCGATGATGCACTACCGCAATTACTTCGTGAACGGCCGTTGGGATTACGTTCCCAAGACGGGCTTCCCCGCGGAGCGGGTCGGCAACGACGGCATCAACAGCTTCAGCGGCGGCGACCTCGGTGCCATCGCCGCCATCTACAGCGGAAGTGCCGTCACGGGCGTCTGCTTCTATTCCGACGCCGACTACAAGGGGGAGCGCTTCTGCACGACCGGCGACAGCGCCTGGTTCGGCTCTCTGTGGAATGACCGTATCTCCTCCATCCGGGTGGGCTCTGGCTACGAGTGGACGGTGTTCAACGACATCAATTTCGCAGGCAGCGCTCTGTCGTGTGGTTGCGATGTCCCGAACCTGGGGCAGTACAACTTCAACGACCTGACCTCGTCGTTCCGGGTCAAGAAGAAGTAA
- a CDS encoding DUF6310 domain-containing protein yields MLAERCFHALDHDRLEFHDTTGRCAVASTGAAAMGLGVCVLAAPELVVGAVIVAGVVVVGFAIKEALDAYELSWGDPEKGRPAPETRPVPETKPAPPKPSPKKRPKPEPKGPDFPPVGPTEVTERERRPECKPQRVPPKGGNRLHNQCADGIKFNAYRGANALVNGKAFDALQVVAGVLWEVKTDNFGSYPPELQNIVIRKNVHDFLIERELARACGFDFRVGVRSATHKAMLEIEEPQLQGVIVLMDWC; encoded by the coding sequence GTGCTGGCGGAGCGGTGCTTTCATGCCCTCGACCATGATCGGCTCGAGTTTCACGACACCACGGGACGATGCGCGGTGGCCTCTACGGGCGCCGCTGCCATGGGGCTCGGAGTCTGCGTCCTCGCGGCCCCGGAGCTCGTCGTGGGAGCGGTGATCGTCGCGGGCGTGGTGGTGGTAGGCTTCGCCATCAAGGAAGCACTGGATGCGTATGAGCTGAGCTGGGGCGATCCCGAGAAAGGGAGGCCCGCGCCAGAAACGCGCCCTGTGCCTGAAACAAAGCCCGCCCCGCCGAAGCCCTCGCCGAAAAAAAGGCCCAAGCCGGAGCCCAAAGGACCGGATTTCCCTCCCGTGGGGCCAACCGAAGTCACGGAGCGAGAGCGCCGCCCGGAGTGCAAGCCCCAACGGGTGCCGCCCAAGGGTGGAAATAGGCTGCACAATCAGTGTGCTGACGGAATCAAGTTCAACGCCTACCGTGGGGCCAACGCGCTGGTGAACGGCAAGGCTTTCGACGCGTTGCAGGTTGTCGCGGGCGTGCTTTGGGAGGTGAAGACTGATAACTTCGGCTCGTACCCGCCAGAACTTCAAAACATTGTGATCAGAAAAAATGTGCATGACTTCCTGATCGAGCGTGAGCTTGCGAGGGCATGTGGATTTGACTTCCGGGTCGGTGTGCGAAGCGCAACACACAAGGCCATGCTGGAAATCGAGGAACCGCAACTCCAGGGCGTTATCGTCCTCATGGATTGGTGCTGA
- a CDS encoding DUF5953 family protein yields the protein MIVYAPALTANDGRPLAVVHGMESAVPGLCIGLMISDEGQLVPLQDRDALVARESKRGEFPTLRSIDDNLRVSVMGWGKPAAISPGGRAQFEFHVSVPLSADGIAAAAALLEAVAEEARAFWGHATPFSAGVDIARQTKNRPDDLEPPPRGLPVIRSPSAMRLPEIPHRLGWLNYWSDAAARTIGFPDPLRDAELLSRARRTATGGWVVQLTDAPLDLDNPAHLDALKRAYERFPEIGGRAAP from the coding sequence ATGATCGTCTACGCGCCTGCGCTTACGGCCAATGATGGCCGTCCTTTGGCTGTTGTTCATGGAATGGAAAGCGCAGTTCCTGGCTTGTGCATCGGGCTCATGATTTCTGACGAGGGACAACTTGTCCCGTTACAGGATCGTGATGCACTTGTTGCCCGTGAGAGTAAGCGCGGGGAATTTCCGACTCTGCGCAGCATCGATGACAACCTCCGAGTGAGCGTCATGGGATGGGGGAAACCGGCGGCGATTTCCCCTGGCGGTCGGGCACAGTTTGAATTCCATGTGTCAGTGCCTCTGTCCGCAGATGGCATCGCGGCCGCGGCGGCTTTGCTAGAGGCCGTGGCGGAGGAAGCACGCGCGTTCTGGGGGCACGCGACGCCGTTCAGCGCGGGGGTGGACATTGCACGCCAGACGAAGAATCGGCCAGACGACCTGGAGCCGCCTCCCCGTGGCCTGCCGGTGATCAGGTCTCCTAGTGCCATGCGCTTGCCAGAGATTCCGCATCGCCTTGGGTGGCTGAACTACTGGTCAGACGCCGCTGCACGGACCATCGGCTTCCCGGACCCGCTCCGCGACGCCGAGCTGCTCTCACGGGCGCGGCGTACCGCAACGGGCGGGTGGGTCGTGCAGCTCACCGACGCGCCGCTCGACCTGGACAACCCCGCCCACCTGGACGCGCTTAAACGGGCCTACGAGCGCTTCCCGGAGATTGGCGGACGCGCAGCCCCTTGA
- a CDS encoding carboxypeptidase regulatory-like domain-containing protein has product MNGLARRWERLHHSSWGRHGASASLVLCGLMGVLSLASLGCADVPPAPPEESPAPPPPPLEGETTTPHSEPAGTSVLLQVIDTSGKPVPGAAISTQGVVVSLDGSGHHLFENLPPGRFFVRVDAPGFASATATVETQAGAHVGTQVTLLPLTDSITFEATEGGVLQTEQVHISLPPNAVVDALGQPVTGSVTLTVAALDPTRQLAAMPGPLEGFSSEAGATVQLESLFMAEVSLWSGGAPAQLAPGKTATLEFLLPESLASRYAEGELVPAWWFDLDAGQWREEGLGSIEASPTHPGRRAWVASVKHFTWWNADAPWTDKSCVDVLVVDNKGVPVKNVAVSAQGVSYTGASLTSFTTASGHACVELKRGGTAHLLAGPPSQPLSERVTVTARADAATCGGGACTPVQLVLPELICTPGASVVCAYSGPEGTENQGVCQTSRRWCDVSGTKWSDCEGEVLPVTEDCYTPFDDDCDGVVNEDCHCSDKQGQPCYGGPSGTEGVGICRAGTIECDLFGTVTCRGQRLPEADMCWTSADEDCDGANAACGTGHSGWTPTGSLISPEPRGRPVLLSTGKVLLIGSFIQVYNPATNTWRKLGSGPKFLYLLGALPLLNGKVLFVGEEEAKIYDPATNTWSATGPMGVKYMAPVAIVTLLADGKALVAGVSILTNNDCKNMLSQVYDPIANTWSSPVCMKYGHESSWSQITLLRRSGHILITTGWGRAELYDPATDSWSDSLIPSGFGAFPGHAATALPNGKVFITGGQGQDTAKHTAYEYDPSAITSAERAPMLAPRKYHTLISLEDGRILAMSGKVDQWRPPDVDTPPDSEIYDPTLDRWSPIAPTICPRPGHTATLLPNGKVLITGGCSDMTFTELYTP; this is encoded by the coding sequence ATGAATGGTCTCGCGCGGCGATGGGAGCGGTTGCATCACTCCTCGTGGGGAAGGCATGGTGCGTCCGCGTCCCTGGTGCTCTGTGGACTGATGGGCGTGTTGAGCCTCGCCAGTCTCGGCTGTGCGGATGTCCCTCCGGCCCCCCCGGAGGAGTCGCCTGCACCCCCACCCCCACCTCTCGAGGGGGAGACAACAACTCCCCACTCCGAGCCCGCGGGCACCAGCGTGCTGCTCCAGGTGATTGACACCTCGGGCAAGCCCGTCCCTGGAGCCGCCATCTCCACACAGGGGGTGGTCGTCTCGCTGGATGGCTCGGGCCATCATCTCTTCGAGAACCTTCCCCCCGGCCGCTTCTTCGTTCGCGTGGACGCACCCGGCTTCGCTTCCGCCACGGCGACGGTGGAGACCCAAGCGGGCGCCCACGTGGGCACCCAAGTGACGCTGCTGCCCCTCACCGACTCCATCACCTTCGAGGCCACGGAGGGAGGTGTCCTGCAGACGGAGCAGGTGCACATCAGCCTGCCGCCCAACGCCGTCGTCGACGCCCTGGGGCAGCCCGTCACGGGCAGCGTGACCCTCACCGTCGCGGCGTTGGACCCCACGCGCCAGTTGGCCGCCATGCCCGGCCCCCTGGAGGGCTTCTCCTCCGAGGCGGGCGCGACCGTGCAACTGGAGAGCTTGTTCATGGCGGAGGTGAGCCTGTGGAGCGGCGGTGCCCCCGCCCAACTGGCACCGGGCAAGACGGCCACCCTGGAGTTCCTGTTGCCCGAGTCCCTGGCCAGTCGCTACGCCGAGGGAGAGCTCGTGCCCGCCTGGTGGTTCGACCTGGACGCGGGTCAGTGGCGGGAGGAGGGGTTGGGCTCCATCGAGGCCTCGCCCACGCACCCCGGGAGGCGGGCGTGGGTCGCCTCGGTGAAGCACTTCACCTGGTGGAACGCGGATGCGCCCTGGACGGACAAGAGCTGCGTAGACGTGCTGGTCGTGGACAACAAGGGCGTGCCCGTGAAGAACGTCGCGGTGAGCGCCCAGGGTGTCAGCTACACCGGTGCGAGCCTGACGTCATTCACCACTGCGAGCGGCCATGCCTGTGTCGAGCTCAAGCGGGGGGGCACGGCCCACCTCCTGGCGGGACCGCCAAGCCAGCCGCTCTCGGAGCGGGTGACGGTGACAGCACGCGCCGATGCAGCCACGTGTGGAGGCGGCGCGTGCACTCCGGTCCAACTCGTCCTGCCGGAGCTCATCTGCACCCCGGGCGCTTCCGTGGTGTGTGCGTATTCGGGCCCCGAGGGAACCGAGAACCAGGGCGTGTGCCAGACCAGTCGTCGCTGGTGTGACGTCAGTGGAACGAAATGGAGCGACTGCGAGGGAGAGGTGCTCCCCGTCACGGAGGACTGTTACACCCCCTTCGATGATGACTGTGACGGAGTGGTGAACGAGGACTGCCACTGTTCGGACAAGCAAGGCCAACCTTGCTATGGCGGCCCCAGTGGAACGGAGGGGGTCGGCATCTGCCGGGCGGGCACCATCGAGTGCGATCTGTTCGGCACCGTCACCTGCCGGGGTCAACGGCTCCCCGAGGCGGACATGTGCTGGACGTCCGCGGATGAGGATTGCGATGGAGCGAATGCCGCCTGCGGAACGGGTCATTCGGGGTGGACTCCGACGGGCTCCTTGATTTCGCCTGAACCCCGGGGTCGGCCCGTCCTGCTGTCTACAGGAAAGGTCCTCCTCATTGGCTCTTTCATTCAAGTCTACAACCCAGCCACGAACACTTGGAGGAAGCTTGGCTCTGGGCCCAAGTTTCTATACCTGCTCGGAGCATTGCCACTGCTCAACGGTAAGGTTCTCTTCGTGGGGGAAGAGGAGGCGAAGATCTACGACCCCGCCACGAATACCTGGAGCGCCACGGGCCCCATGGGCGTGAAGTATATGGCTCCCGTCGCCATCGTGACGCTGCTGGCCGATGGGAAAGCGCTCGTGGCCGGTGTGTCAATCCTGACCAATAATGATTGTAAGAACATGTTGTCGCAGGTGTACGATCCAATCGCGAACACATGGAGCTCCCCTGTTTGCATGAAGTACGGCCACGAGTCTTCTTGGTCTCAAATCACACTGCTGCGGCGTAGTGGCCACATCCTCATCACGACCGGTTGGGGCAGAGCGGAGCTGTATGATCCAGCCACGGACTCATGGAGCGACTCGCTGATACCCTCTGGCTTTGGCGCATTTCCTGGGCACGCGGCCACAGCGCTGCCAAACGGCAAGGTGTTCATCACGGGGGGCCAGGGCCAGGATACGGCCAAACACACCGCCTATGAATACGATCCATCCGCCATCACGTCCGCGGAGCGAGCGCCCATGCTCGCTCCGCGGAAGTACCACACCTTGATTTCATTGGAGGACGGCAGAATCCTCGCAATGAGTGGCAAGGTTGACCAATGGCGGCCGCCGGACGTAGACACACCGCCGGATTCGGAGATCTATGATCCTACCCTGGACAGGTGGTCACCAATTGCCCCCACGATCTGCCCGCGACCTGGTCACACGGCGACGCTCCTCCCCAATGGAAAGGTCCTCATCACGGGAGGCTGCTCCGACATGACATTTACCGAGCTGTACACGCCCTGA
- a CDS encoding NAD(P)/FAD-dependent oxidoreductase encodes MTAFQTSTVDVVVVGAGPAGLASAIVLAEAGLRVLLCERHLAPRATPAESLHPGCETLLERLGVGDAFRGGAWPRYTGIRVAGRLDRFGGDARGPWLGFHIHRERFEALLEARAVALGVEVRRGVTVRGLRREGGRAAGVLLDEGAVAARWVIDATGRQHGAERWLGLRRECYSAPLVAWRGEVAGGPMDEDGAARFERHGEGWLWTARLGPEASTWTLLAPRGQPPPALPAHLAGLPTVLPRRGMDVSWRAMRPLVKPGCLVVGDAAAVFDPAAGQGVFFALRSGITAAETLRACLARPFLEAPLLAAYDDWALRQVEYKVHGLRELYRGLGMTLARMDAEALSA; translated from the coding sequence ATGACCGCATTCCAGACCTCAACCGTGGACGTCGTCGTGGTGGGGGCGGGCCCCGCCGGCCTGGCCTCGGCCATCGTGCTCGCGGAGGCGGGCCTCCGGGTCCTCCTCTGCGAGCGCCACCTGGCGCCCCGGGCCACCCCCGCGGAGAGCCTGCATCCAGGATGTGAAACGCTGCTTGAGCGGCTCGGGGTGGGGGATGCGTTCCGGGGCGGGGCCTGGCCCCGGTACACCGGCATCCGGGTGGCGGGCCGGCTCGACCGCTTCGGGGGGGATGCGCGCGGGCCGTGGCTGGGCTTCCATATCCACCGCGAGCGCTTCGAGGCGCTGCTCGAGGCGCGCGCGGTGGCGCTGGGGGTGGAGGTCCGCCGGGGCGTGACGGTCCGGGGCTTGCGGCGGGAAGGAGGCCGGGCGGCGGGGGTGCTCCTGGATGAGGGGGCGGTGGCGGCACGCTGGGTCATCGACGCGACGGGCCGCCAGCACGGGGCCGAGCGGTGGCTGGGCTTGCGGCGGGAGTGCTACTCGGCGCCGCTGGTCGCTTGGCGGGGGGAGGTCGCCGGAGGGCCCATGGACGAGGACGGGGCCGCGCGCTTCGAGCGGCATGGCGAGGGTTGGCTCTGGACGGCCCGGCTGGGACCGGAGGCGTCGACCTGGACGCTGCTCGCGCCCCGGGGTCAGCCTCCGCCCGCGCTGCCCGCGCACCTGGCTGGACTGCCAACCGTGCTGCCTCGCCGGGGCATGGACGTGAGCTGGCGGGCGATGCGGCCGTTGGTGAAGCCGGGCTGCCTCGTGGTGGGCGACGCGGCGGCGGTGTTCGATCCGGCGGCGGGGCAGGGGGTGTTCTTCGCGCTTCGCTCGGGCATCACCGCCGCCGAGACATTGCGCGCGTGCCTCGCCCGGCCCTTCCTGGAAGCGCCACTCCTGGCGGCCTATGACGATTGGGCCCTGCGCCAGGTGGAGTACAAGGTCCACGGCCTGCGCGAGCTGTATCGGGGCCTGGGCATGACGCTCGCGCGGATGGACGCCGAGGCCCTGTCCGCCTGA
- a CDS encoding AbfB domain-containing protein, with translation MRHTKRLLTALLASTVVAGCDGAGETDMAPAAAVRADKVQSWVSLRLNTYHSFGVTTPNYTNRVLRHYESLARTDVIGASEADASFRVVPGLADASCYSLQSKNYPDRYLRHSASRIRIDPRDNTRLFDEDATWCTRPGLSGQGVSLESFNLPGRYMRHVNAEVWLAQKGGSLPSDTATSFEADASWNAVTQANSDFKAWADETLNKIEQDFRKPGSNLYYENTDRQGTAFHWPAGVQLHALIAGGRIAQAEAFANEMHTAYWCNTKSRWGYNASAYSCGDRYFDDNAWVAKGLMELFLKTNNATYLNRAKETLAFSMSGENTAGGSIRWREGDTSGTCLCATAPTTVANLMLYRATGTQQYLNDGLRLYNWVKANQFGYGPGYRGYENAVMTQAALLLFKITGNYTYLDDARHLGFAMETTYIDWQTHALKETGQWGGHDMTNAYVDLYEVTGDINWLNIATGYLQFVRDNGKDANGRYPETWSDVGKAGAPGLLYQASAARAFARMSNTRGGTPKKRDPVAVFKDCNYTGTWGGGLWIGRYTLADMKFRGIPGKDISSVRVQPGYKVTFYENDNFTGASLVKTADDGCLVGAGWNDRVNSLVVEAVSPTVVIHNDCNFTSPGINLPVGSYNEENLRALGFSPDVISSIQVADGYEAVLYDGGYFDQTSLTTGTNSCLVGAGWNDKAASLIVRKK, from the coding sequence ATGAGGCACACAAAGCGACTGCTCACCGCGCTGCTGGCATCCACGGTGGTGGCCGGCTGCGACGGAGCGGGTGAGACGGACATGGCCCCGGCCGCGGCGGTCCGCGCGGACAAGGTCCAGTCCTGGGTCTCGCTGCGGCTGAACACCTACCACTCGTTTGGCGTGACGACGCCGAACTACACCAACCGCGTCCTGAGGCATTACGAGAGCCTGGCGCGCACGGACGTCATCGGCGCCTCCGAGGCGGACGCGAGCTTTCGCGTGGTGCCGGGCCTGGCCGACGCCAGCTGCTACTCGCTCCAGTCCAAGAACTATCCGGACCGCTACCTGCGGCACTCCGCCTCGCGCATCCGCATCGACCCACGCGACAACACCCGGCTGTTCGATGAGGACGCCACGTGGTGTACGCGGCCGGGCCTGTCGGGACAGGGCGTGAGCCTGGAGTCGTTCAACCTGCCCGGCCGCTACATGCGGCACGTGAACGCGGAGGTCTGGCTCGCGCAGAAGGGCGGCTCGCTGCCCAGCGATACGGCCACCAGCTTCGAGGCGGACGCGAGCTGGAACGCCGTCACCCAGGCCAACAGCGACTTCAAGGCCTGGGCCGACGAGACACTCAACAAGATCGAGCAGGACTTCCGCAAGCCCGGCAGCAACCTCTACTACGAGAACACGGACCGTCAGGGCACGGCGTTCCACTGGCCCGCGGGCGTCCAACTCCACGCCTTGATCGCCGGCGGAAGGATCGCGCAGGCCGAGGCCTTCGCCAACGAGATGCACACGGCCTACTGGTGCAACACCAAGAGCCGCTGGGGCTACAACGCCTCGGCCTACTCCTGCGGCGACCGCTACTTCGACGACAACGCCTGGGTGGCCAAGGGCCTGATGGAGCTGTTCTTGAAGACCAACAACGCCACGTACCTGAACCGGGCCAAGGAGACTCTGGCGTTCAGCATGAGCGGCGAGAACACCGCGGGCGGGAGCATCCGCTGGCGTGAAGGCGACACGAGCGGCACCTGCCTGTGCGCCACGGCGCCCACCACGGTGGCCAACCTGATGCTCTACCGGGCCACCGGCACCCAGCAGTACCTGAACGACGGCCTGCGGCTGTACAACTGGGTGAAGGCCAACCAGTTCGGCTACGGCCCGGGCTACCGCGGCTACGAGAACGCCGTGATGACCCAGGCGGCCCTGCTGCTGTTCAAGATCACGGGCAACTACACCTACCTGGATGACGCGCGCCACCTCGGCTTCGCCATGGAGACGACGTACATCGACTGGCAGACCCACGCGCTCAAGGAGACCGGGCAGTGGGGCGGCCACGACATGACCAACGCCTACGTGGACCTCTACGAGGTGACCGGGGACATCAACTGGCTGAACATCGCCACGGGCTACCTGCAGTTCGTGCGCGACAACGGCAAGGACGCCAACGGCCGCTACCCCGAGACCTGGAGCGACGTGGGCAAGGCGGGCGCCCCCGGCCTGCTGTACCAGGCCTCCGCCGCCCGCGCCTTCGCCCGCATGAGCAACACCCGCGGCGGCACGCCCAAGAAGCGCGACCCCGTCGCCGTCTTCAAGGATTGCAACTACACCGGCACCTGGGGCGGGGGCCTGTGGATCGGCCGCTACACGCTGGCCGACATGAAGTTCCGCGGCATCCCGGGCAAGGACATCTCCTCGGTGCGCGTGCAGCCCGGCTACAAGGTGACCTTCTACGAGAACGACAACTTCACGGGCGCCTCGCTCGTGAAGACCGCGGATGACGGGTGCCTCGTCGGCGCGGGCTGGAACGACCGGGTCAACTCCCTGGTGGTGGAGGCCGTCTCGCCCACCGTGGTCATCCACAATGACTGCAACTTCACCAGCCCGGGCATCAACCTCCCCGTGGGCAGCTACAACGAGGAGAACCTGCGCGCCCTGGGTTTCAGCCCGGATGTCATCTCCTCCATCCAGGTCGCCGACGGGTACGAGGCCGTGCTCTACGACGGCGGTTACTTCGACCAGACGTCCCTCACCACCGGCACCAACAGCTGTCTGGTCGGCGCGGGCTGGAACGATAAGGCCGCCTCGCTCATCGTCCGCAAGAAGTAG
- a CDS encoding LysM peptidoglycan-binding domain-containing protein yields the protein MGDVEYRVKSGDTLEAIARRHSVSVEAIARLNGLSDVNRIHAGLVLKIPRASAKPGVSPPSEVRYRVLAGETLEQIARRHNVTVEAIRQANHIEDIHRISIGHRLIIPAVPSSGPKPAPAQASASSSPRKNESPTATIQDVWEITRDDGTFLFCLRPRPGEARKRRLTVKALYAEGIQWFEPLADNYRELLLVDANCQITGTKAYYAFKHFTWKQIVDFATVDRWSISFASGNAGDWKASAQGAAGYLIVNIDGTPYWADAIGQIPFAVDTFKDYVEDLGDVDKAIAQTIQTGMEYGDGSLIGATEDHSNAYDNFMILRGALWAAQNHTVVKKVSKGWRGESTSITVTYTPKDQSALMSPISVADLKKYGSWVKRK from the coding sequence ATGGGTGATGTCGAGTACCGGGTCAAGTCAGGAGATACCCTGGAAGCCATCGCCCGGCGCCATTCCGTGTCCGTCGAAGCCATTGCTCGGCTCAATGGACTCAGCGATGTGAATCGCATCCATGCGGGCCTAGTCCTGAAGATTCCTAGGGCAAGCGCCAAGCCCGGTGTTTCACCCCCCTCAGAGGTGAGATACCGGGTTCTCGCGGGCGAGACGTTGGAGCAGATCGCGCGTCGCCACAACGTCACGGTCGAGGCGATACGCCAAGCCAACCACATCGAGGACATTCATCGCATCTCGATTGGTCACCGATTGATCATCCCGGCGGTCCCATCGTCCGGACCCAAACCGGCTCCGGCCCAGGCGAGCGCATCGAGCAGCCCGCGCAAGAATGAGTCGCCCACCGCCACGATCCAAGACGTCTGGGAGATCACCCGGGACGATGGCACCTTCCTGTTCTGCCTACGACCCAGGCCGGGTGAGGCACGGAAGCGGCGGCTGACGGTCAAGGCACTCTACGCCGAGGGCATCCAGTGGTTCGAACCCCTGGCGGACAACTACCGGGAGCTGCTCCTGGTGGATGCCAACTGTCAGATCACGGGGACGAAGGCCTACTACGCCTTCAAGCACTTCACCTGGAAGCAAATTGTCGACTTCGCGACTGTCGACCGGTGGTCCATCTCCTTTGCCTCGGGCAACGCGGGGGATTGGAAGGCGAGCGCTCAGGGGGCGGCGGGCTATCTGATCGTCAATATCGATGGAACGCCTTACTGGGCGGACGCCATTGGTCAGATTCCCTTTGCCGTGGACACCTTCAAGGACTACGTGGAGGACTTGGGCGACGTGGACAAGGCCATCGCGCAAACCATTCAAACAGGAATGGAGTACGGGGATGGCTCACTCATCGGGGCAACCGAGGACCATTCCAACGCCTACGACAACTTCATGATCCTTCGTGGCGCCTTGTGGGCGGCGCAGAATCACACCGTGGTCAAGAAGGTGTCCAAGGGCTGGCGTGGCGAGAGCACGTCGATCACCGTGACGTACACGCCCAAGGATCAGAGTGCCTTGATGTCGCCCATCTCGGTCGCCGACTTGAAGAAGTATGGGTCCTGGGTGAAGCGCAAATGA